A genomic stretch from Corynebacterium kutscheri includes:
- a CDS encoding CE1759 family FMN reductase, translating to MRTIAIVHAGLSNPSSSRKLGEAIAARVEQHLSTHNEQTTIYLIELKDLGHDLVDMLIDCTTPSKKLQEAIDKVTQADALIAVTPVFQASYSGLFKMFFDVLDPQSLIKVPVIIASNAGSLRHALVLEYAVRPLFAYLRAAIVPTAVLVTPSDKTPEYQSALDSRIDRAASELVSLLIPSDTTLD from the coding sequence ATGCGCACTATTGCTATCGTTCATGCTGGTTTATCTAATCCATCAAGCTCGCGAAAATTAGGTGAAGCTATTGCCGCCCGTGTTGAACAACACTTAAGCACACACAATGAGCAAACCACTATCTACCTGATTGAGCTCAAAGATCTCGGACATGATCTTGTCGATATGCTTATTGATTGCACAACGCCTAGCAAAAAACTTCAGGAAGCCATTGATAAAGTAACTCAGGCTGATGCACTCATTGCAGTAACTCCGGTTTTCCAAGCCAGTTATTCCGGATTATTCAAAATGTTCTTTGATGTACTTGATCCACAATCCTTGATCAAGGTGCCAGTTATTATTGCAAGCAATGCTGGAAGCTTACGCCATGCTCTCGTTTTAGAATATGCAGTACGTCCTCTCTTCGCATATTTGCGCGCAGCGATTGTTCCTACCGCAGTATTAGTGACCCCATCAGATAAAACACCAGAATATCAATCTGCTCTGGACTCACGTATTGATCGTGCCGCTAGCGAATTAGTAAGCCTGCTTATTCCTTCTGATACAACTCTTGACTAA
- a CDS encoding DEAD/DEAH box helicase, translated as MDRTQFAQYQHQANLIKEMRQRAYNLFEKLSHEETTARLLGQIQAGDESGSIHLLDPALVYWPNNLYVRAEFADSPEVLNILQAFRRHTQQIESLVEESAGAYSGFFQRLSRSFSGGFDQKKAQNAAEQLVNLLNDYTTQNLYQQVAGIVNRALEVEGQQAQGVALSDNALGVPQKYIDAAHKALIQAVRGIDYSPFATASIDTVDRLHIIPAQNLVRRIVEHPASVEFLQGRAQGLLQELSQQRAMILLSGMDVEKLKEVTNERLRFSGLDSIGITTVAEVYLAHEALLRQVSGIGEQTAQRMKAAAQSLYAEAQQSVGKNIGEEKTIETVELLTVLDKFSQANQLDDLQRERRDRLIAYFQDFSSSITAIGEPFVVVKFGEKFYDQFIEDIAWANASPELFLPRTVVEFEGDIWQDYLDRPAHYQSLLAELLGAGSNKTGGENLDEDTLEQIRNLVLDQSLLNGLHLRGYQSFGTKFALVQRKVIIGDEMGLGKTVQAIAAAAHIHAQNKQPIHTAVVVPASLIMNWKRELEKFSTLHIFVGHGIDKEVAVQAWRARGGVIIVTYDGARTMDLGHCDMVIVDEAHMIKNPAAQRSQAVAALIKEAEYAILMSGTPMENQVYEFANLVKYLDSELGTLKKGVIRPTEFRARIAPLYLRRNQADVLDELPEKVEHIEWIELSSEDQKEYTKAIAEGSWMRARRATLYAPNPGCAKIERIREIIDEALEENRNVLIFSYFRDSILRLAQEFGSHVVGVISGEVSPIMRQKYVDALGESGKILIAQIGAGGVGLNIQKASVVILVETQVKPTIEDQAIARAHRLGQMSVVNVYRIIGDETIDERLYERNVEKRKLFDAYARQSDAAHVADAVDISEAQLAREIITEERIRLGLESDLELAPIVLTETTDHTSG; from the coding sequence ATGGACCGCACTCAATTTGCTCAATACCAGCATCAGGCTAACCTCATTAAAGAGATGCGGCAACGTGCTTATAATCTTTTTGAGAAACTATCGCATGAAGAAACAACAGCGCGGCTATTGGGGCAGATACAAGCAGGTGATGAGTCTGGCAGTATTCATCTTCTTGACCCAGCATTAGTTTATTGGCCTAATAATCTTTATGTACGCGCTGAATTTGCTGATTCGCCGGAAGTATTAAATATCTTGCAGGCTTTTCGACGTCATACTCAACAGATTGAATCTTTAGTAGAAGAAAGCGCTGGTGCCTATAGCGGATTTTTTCAGCGGCTAAGTCGAAGTTTTTCTGGTGGTTTTGATCAGAAAAAAGCCCAGAATGCAGCAGAGCAATTAGTTAATCTTCTTAACGACTACACCACACAGAATCTCTATCAGCAGGTCGCAGGAATCGTAAACCGTGCATTAGAGGTAGAAGGACAGCAAGCGCAGGGGGTAGCGCTTTCGGATAATGCTCTTGGTGTGCCACAAAAATATATTGATGCTGCGCATAAAGCTTTAATACAAGCAGTACGAGGTATAGATTATTCTCCGTTTGCTACAGCTAGTATTGATACGGTAGATCGGCTACATATTATTCCGGCACAAAATTTAGTGCGTCGTATTGTAGAACATCCTGCCTCAGTAGAATTTTTACAAGGACGTGCACAGGGGTTGCTGCAAGAATTATCACAGCAGCGAGCAATGATTTTATTGTCTGGGATGGACGTCGAAAAGCTCAAAGAAGTAACCAATGAGCGATTGCGTTTTAGCGGTCTTGATAGCATTGGAATTACCACTGTGGCGGAAGTCTATCTAGCTCATGAAGCGTTGTTACGGCAAGTATCTGGAATTGGTGAGCAAACGGCACAACGAATGAAAGCTGCTGCACAGTCGTTGTATGCTGAGGCACAGCAATCGGTGGGGAAAAATATTGGTGAAGAAAAAACTATCGAGACTGTAGAACTATTAACAGTTCTCGATAAATTTTCTCAGGCTAATCAGCTAGATGATCTACAACGTGAGCGTAGAGACCGATTGATTGCTTATTTTCAAGATTTTTCATCATCAATTACTGCAATTGGTGAACCATTTGTGGTGGTTAAGTTTGGGGAAAAATTCTATGATCAATTTATTGAAGATATTGCCTGGGCAAATGCGAGTCCAGAACTTTTCTTGCCGCGAACAGTTGTTGAATTCGAAGGTGATATCTGGCAGGACTATTTGGATCGCCCAGCGCATTATCAATCTTTACTAGCTGAACTTTTAGGCGCTGGTAGCAATAAAACAGGCGGTGAAAACCTCGATGAGGACACCCTAGAACAGATACGAAACCTGGTATTAGATCAGTCGTTGCTCAATGGCCTTCATCTGCGTGGCTATCAAAGCTTTGGTACGAAATTTGCGCTTGTTCAACGCAAAGTCATTATTGGCGACGAGATGGGTCTAGGTAAAACTGTACAAGCTATTGCTGCTGCAGCGCATATTCATGCTCAGAATAAACAGCCAATCCATACCGCAGTAGTAGTACCCGCCTCGCTCATTATGAATTGGAAACGTGAGTTAGAGAAGTTTTCTACCCTGCATATTTTTGTCGGACATGGAATAGACAAAGAAGTAGCTGTTCAAGCTTGGCGAGCACGAGGTGGGGTTATTATTGTTACCTACGATGGTGCACGTACTATGGATCTTGGCCATTGCGACATGGTTATTGTCGATGAAGCTCACATGATTAAAAACCCTGCGGCACAGCGCTCGCAGGCCGTTGCCGCACTGATTAAAGAAGCTGAGTATGCCATTTTAATGAGTGGTACTCCCATGGAAAATCAAGTATATGAATTTGCTAACTTGGTTAAATACCTTGACTCTGAATTAGGCACACTCAAAAAAGGGGTTATCCGCCCTACTGAGTTTAGAGCACGAATAGCGCCACTTTATTTGCGAAGAAATCAAGCAGATGTGCTTGATGAACTTCCAGAAAAAGTGGAGCATATAGAGTGGATTGAACTAAGCAGCGAGGATCAAAAAGAATATACGAAGGCTATTGCAGAAGGCAGTTGGATGCGCGCTCGACGTGCTACTTTATATGCGCCTAATCCAGGTTGCGCCAAGATAGAGCGTATCCGCGAAATCATTGATGAGGCACTGGAAGAAAATCGAAATGTGCTTATTTTTAGTTATTTTCGAGATTCCATTCTACGGTTAGCTCAGGAATTTGGTTCACATGTGGTTGGCGTTATCTCTGGTGAGGTGTCTCCGATTATGCGCCAAAAGTATGTTGATGCGCTTGGCGAATCTGGCAAAATTCTCATTGCTCAAATTGGTGCCGGAGGAGTAGGGCTTAATATCCAAAAAGCTTCAGTGGTGATTCTGGTCGAAACACAGGTTAAACCCACTATTGAAGATCAAGCTATTGCGCGCGCACATCGTTTGGGACAAATGAGCGTAGTAAACGTTTATCGCATAATCGGTGATGAAACTATCGACGAGCGGCTTTATGAACGCAATGTAGAAAAACGCAAGCTTTTCGACGCTTATGCTAGGCAATCTGATGCAGCGCATGTTGCTGATGCAGTAGATATTTCTGAAGCACAATTGGCACGAGAAATTATTACCGAAGAACGTATTCGCTTAGGACTAGAAAGTGATCTCGAGTTAGCTCCTATTGTGTTAACCGAAACAACCGATCACACAAGTGGATAA
- a CDS encoding TetR/AcrR family transcriptional regulator, which yields MRADAFWRRKLIIETTANLLINQGTDFTVELVAKKAGVGTATVYRHFPTRADLLEEALSHVADKTNTLIQKIINDIKTGSISTLNALQVLNHHFPETGINALLPLLIYADFDSLTDKLQKQRKQTITLFHNLIEHFHDSGLVHNSISALSFFNGLMIIHTAQLFYPSDASPEDATSKQVLLTIFLNGCKYGTNPINPPAI from the coding sequence ATGCGTGCCGATGCTTTCTGGCGAAGAAAACTTATTATTGAAACAACCGCAAACCTGTTAATTAATCAAGGAACCGATTTCACCGTAGAACTGGTAGCGAAAAAAGCAGGCGTTGGTACAGCTACGGTATATCGACATTTTCCTACTCGCGCAGATCTTCTCGAAGAAGCACTTTCCCACGTTGCAGATAAAACGAATACGCTTATTCAAAAAATCATTAACGATATTAAGACCGGTTCAATAAGTACTCTTAACGCACTACAAGTGCTTAATCACCATTTTCCAGAAACCGGTATCAATGCCCTACTCCCCTTATTAATTTATGCTGACTTTGATTCATTAACCGATAAGCTACAAAAACAAAGAAAACAAACCATAACGCTTTTTCATAACTTAATTGAGCATTTCCATGACAGCGGATTAGTTCACAATAGTATTAGTGCACTCAGTTTCTTCAACGGCTTGATGATTATTCATACCGCACAATTATTTTATCCATCTGATGCATCACCAGAAGATGCAACGAGTAAACAAGTTCTACTAACTATCTTTCTTAACGGTTGTAAATATGGTACCAATCCTATTAATCCACCAGCTATCTAA
- a CDS encoding MBL fold metallo-hydrolase, producing the protein MEILGFAAGPYKTNCYLAIADKKVTVIDPGMHAAAHIDRHLLDNDLILEQIILTHGHIDHTRDAGTLALKHQVPVYIHPADEFMLAAGEGVSPESQILFDAAHMTPIKQLFHLNHGEHISLGEQKFEVRHAPGHSPGSVLFVSDEFCFSGDVVFKGSIGRTDLAQSNPKDMQRSLQEQVLTLDDRLQILPGHGPITTMRAERMTNPFLR; encoded by the coding sequence ATGGAGATTCTTGGTTTTGCTGCAGGGCCATATAAAACAAATTGCTACCTGGCTATTGCGGATAAAAAAGTTACTGTCATTGATCCGGGTATGCACGCAGCTGCACATATCGACCGTCATCTCCTAGATAATGACTTGATATTAGAGCAGATCATACTTACTCATGGGCATATTGATCACACTCGTGATGCCGGAACCTTAGCATTAAAACACCAGGTTCCGGTTTATATACACCCCGCTGATGAGTTTATGCTTGCTGCTGGTGAAGGGGTTTCTCCGGAATCTCAAATACTTTTCGACGCTGCACATATGACTCCTATTAAGCAGCTGTTTCATCTTAACCACGGGGAGCATATTAGTTTAGGGGAGCAAAAATTTGAGGTTCGTCATGCTCCCGGGCATTCACCAGGTTCTGTGTTATTCGTAAGCGACGAATTTTGTTTTTCTGGTGACGTTGTCTTTAAAGGATCGATTGGACGTACTGATTTGGCTCAAAGCAACCCGAAAGATATGCAGCGCAGCCTGCAAGAACAAGTGCTCACCCTTGATGATCGTCTACAAATACTTCCCGGACATGGTCCGATTACCACAATGCGTGCTGAACGCATGACTAATCCATTTCTCCGCTAG
- the ypfJ gene encoding KPN_02809 family neutral zinc metallopeptidase, with protein MTFRGDIQKTSSRATSGGSGGRVALGGGIGTLVLVGLFLLMGGNPSDLGQIVGSGTTNETTNTSGNLDHCQTGEDANTHADCRVEFTALSVDQIWREQLPAQANITYTEPGINVFQSAVATGCGQASSATGPFYCPRDTTAYFDVSFFDSLTKYGTKNTAFAQEYIVAHEIGHHIQNLEGTLGLSNYNDPGEDSNAVKIELQADCYAGIWAHYADKGENAFLEPITTEQVQDAIDAARAVGDDNIQTRSGHKVSPESFTHGSSEQRQQAFLAGYNSGRMSSCDTLGRGVYS; from the coding sequence ATGACGTTTAGAGGCGATATTCAAAAAACTTCTTCCCGTGCCACTTCTGGTGGTAGCGGTGGCCGCGTCGCTCTTGGCGGCGGTATTGGCACCTTAGTTTTAGTAGGACTTTTTCTTCTGATGGGTGGCAATCCTAGCGATCTAGGACAAATTGTTGGTTCAGGTACCACTAATGAAACTACTAATACCAGCGGCAATCTCGATCACTGTCAAACTGGTGAAGATGCTAATACCCATGCCGATTGTCGGGTAGAATTTACTGCCCTAAGCGTGGATCAAATTTGGCGTGAGCAGCTACCAGCACAAGCAAATATTACCTATACCGAACCAGGGATTAATGTCTTCCAATCCGCAGTAGCTACTGGTTGTGGTCAGGCTAGTAGCGCAACTGGGCCTTTCTATTGTCCCCGCGATACCACCGCTTATTTCGATGTATCGTTTTTTGATTCTTTAACAAAATACGGCACTAAAAACACCGCTTTTGCACAGGAATACATTGTTGCACACGAAATCGGACACCATATTCAAAACCTGGAAGGAACACTTGGTTTATCTAACTACAATGATCCAGGTGAAGATTCCAATGCAGTCAAAATAGAGCTGCAAGCAGACTGTTATGCCGGTATTTGGGCACACTACGCAGATAAAGGTGAAAATGCCTTTTTGGAGCCAATTACAACAGAACAAGTCCAGGATGCTATTGATGCTGCCCGTGCCGTTGGTGACGATAATATTCAGACCCGTTCTGGACATAAAGTCTCGCCTGAGTCCTTTACTCATGGTTCTTCCGAACAACGCCAGCAGGCTTTCTTAGCTGGTTATAATTCCGGCCGTATGAGTTCCTGCGATACTCTCGGCCGCGGCGTTTATTCTTAA
- a CDS encoding L-serine ammonia-lyase: MPISVIDLFSIGIGPSSSHTVGPMRAAYEFLELHPEYISHTIAVTLHGSLAATGVGHGTDRATLLGLAGFTPTDVPRNAQPEFGSDIPTTGTISGPRGEISYRLIFDAIALPSHPNGMTFTVFDANGTRIGDPEVYFSVGGGFIVTASQRREQLRAKEINPTGAIDDTSTKLPYPFKTGAELLKLCHQHNLSIPELMLANELALHHDPDIVFTHLDRVWQTMRTCVTDGLKTTGILPGGLNVARRAPEMYARLSSGNRDLATDALWAMEWVNLYALAVNEENAAGGAVVTAPTNGAAGIIPATLHYARDFLPGFTSHSHRDFLLAAAAIGIIIKENASISGAEVGCQGEVGSASAMAAAGLCQLIGGTPEQVEHAAEVGLEHNLGLTCDPVGGLVQIPCIERNAIGAMKSINAARMSQFSTGTHRVSLDEVVKTMADTGHDMLTKYKETATGGLAVHLGFPVSLPEC, translated from the coding sequence GTGCCCATCAGCGTAATTGACTTATTTAGCATCGGTATTGGTCCTAGTTCTTCTCATACAGTTGGCCCTATGCGTGCCGCCTATGAGTTCTTAGAGCTACACCCGGAATATATTTCCCACACTATTGCGGTTACCTTGCATGGTTCATTGGCTGCTACTGGAGTTGGCCATGGTACTGACCGAGCAACTTTACTCGGACTTGCTGGTTTTACTCCCACTGATGTGCCTAGAAATGCCCAACCAGAATTTGGCAGCGATATACCAACCACCGGTACTATTTCTGGTCCGCGTGGAGAGATCTCCTATCGGCTTATTTTCGACGCGATTGCTTTGCCTTCGCATCCTAATGGGATGACATTTACTGTTTTCGATGCCAATGGAACACGAATTGGTGATCCCGAGGTCTATTTCTCTGTTGGCGGCGGATTTATTGTGACTGCTAGTCAACGACGCGAACAACTTCGCGCCAAAGAAATAAACCCAACAGGAGCTATCGACGATACCTCTACAAAGCTGCCTTATCCATTTAAAACCGGTGCTGAGCTTCTTAAGCTGTGCCATCAACATAATCTCAGCATCCCTGAACTTATGCTAGCTAATGAACTTGCGCTACATCACGACCCAGATATCGTCTTTACCCATCTTGATCGTGTGTGGCAAACCATGCGTACATGTGTCACCGATGGCTTAAAAACCACAGGGATTCTTCCTGGCGGTCTGAATGTGGCACGCCGAGCTCCAGAAATGTATGCCCGTCTTTCTAGCGGTAATAGAGATCTTGCCACCGACGCACTGTGGGCTATGGAGTGGGTTAATCTTTATGCTTTAGCCGTAAATGAAGAAAATGCTGCTGGAGGTGCAGTAGTAACTGCTCCTACCAATGGTGCTGCCGGAATTATCCCAGCTACCTTGCATTACGCTAGAGATTTCCTGCCTGGTTTTACTAGCCATAGCCACCGAGATTTCCTCCTCGCCGCAGCTGCTATTGGCATTATTATTAAAGAAAATGCTTCAATCTCTGGTGCTGAAGTTGGTTGCCAGGGCGAGGTCGGAAGTGCCTCTGCCATGGCTGCTGCTGGATTATGCCAGCTTATTGGTGGTACACCAGAACAAGTAGAGCACGCCGCTGAAGTTGGTTTGGAACATAATCTCGGTTTAACCTGCGATCCAGTAGGCGGTCTAGTACAGATTCCTTGTATCGAACGCAATGCTATCGGCGCGATGAAATCTATTAATGCAGCGCGTATGTCCCAATTTTCTACTGGCACACATCGGGTAAGTCTTGATGAGGTTGTTAAAACGATGGCCGATACTGGTCACGATATGCTCACCAAATATAAAGAAACCGCCACCGGTGGGCTGGCAGTTCATCTTGGATTCCCCGTCAGCCTGCCAGAATGCTAA
- the tpx gene encoding thiol peroxidase, with protein sequence MSEILFKGEPTETSGDIPAVGEMLPRFELLRTDLSEVTNEDFAGKRIVLNIFPSVDTGVCAQSVRRFNELASDLDDTVVVCVSMDLPFALARFCGAEGLDNVVATSAFRASFGADYGLVLAGSPLQGLLARSVIIADGSGKIVYTQLVNEITDEPDYDAALAALA encoded by the coding sequence ATGAGTGAAATTCTTTTTAAAGGTGAACCAACTGAAACCTCTGGTGATATCCCAGCAGTAGGTGAGATGCTTCCTCGGTTTGAATTGCTACGCACGGATCTTTCCGAAGTAACCAATGAAGATTTTGCTGGAAAGCGCATTGTGCTTAACATTTTCCCTTCGGTAGATACCGGTGTATGCGCCCAAAGCGTGCGACGTTTTAATGAGCTAGCTTCTGATCTTGACGATACAGTTGTTGTTTGTGTTTCTATGGATCTTCCTTTTGCACTCGCTCGTTTCTGTGGTGCAGAAGGTCTGGATAACGTTGTGGCAACTTCGGCATTCCGTGCTTCTTTCGGTGCTGATTATGGGCTAGTTTTGGCTGGTTCACCACTTCAAGGATTGCTAGCACGTAGCGTTATTATTGCTGATGGTTCGGGAAAAATTGTGTATACACAGTTGGTTAATGAAATCACTGACGAGCCAGATTACGATGCTGCTTTAGCTGCGCTGGCTTAA
- the hisS gene encoding histidine--tRNA ligase codes for MSETKKITTFSAPKGVPDYLPPHSAEFIAVRDSFAHQAHLAGYEHIELPVFEDTSLFARGVGESTDVVSKEMYTFADRGDRSVTLRPEGTAGVMRAVIEHNLDRGQLPVKLNYYGPFFRYERPQSGRYRQLQQVGVEAIGIDDPALDAEVIALADHSLKAIGLTGYRLEITSLGDDTCRPAYRNKLQEFLFALPLDEETRKRAEINPLRVLDDKRAVMKEMTADAPLMLDHLSVESREHFETVTGMLDDLGVAYVVNPRMVRGLDYYTKTTFEFVHDGLGAQSGIGGGGRYDGLMSQLGGQPLSGIGYALGVDRCLLALQAENKTVTDGSRVSVFGVALGVAAKREMVKLIDTLRQAGISADMSYGDRGLKGAMKGADRAGARFALVLGDRELEHGIVAVKNLVEHAQEDIALVDIVAALLAKL; via the coding sequence GTGAGTGAGACAAAGAAGATAACAACGTTTTCTGCCCCCAAGGGCGTTCCTGACTACCTGCCACCACACTCTGCTGAGTTCATTGCGGTACGCGATAGTTTTGCCCATCAAGCGCATCTGGCAGGCTATGAGCACATTGAGCTTCCAGTTTTTGAAGACACTTCTTTGTTTGCACGCGGTGTAGGCGAATCTACCGATGTGGTAAGTAAAGAAATGTACACTTTCGCTGACCGTGGAGATCGTTCTGTTACCTTGCGCCCGGAAGGAACCGCCGGGGTTATGCGGGCAGTTATTGAACATAATCTTGATCGGGGTCAATTGCCGGTCAAGTTAAACTACTATGGCCCATTTTTTCGTTATGAGCGCCCTCAATCAGGTCGGTATCGGCAGCTTCAGCAAGTAGGCGTTGAGGCAATTGGCATTGATGATCCAGCCTTGGATGCTGAAGTAATTGCTCTAGCAGACCACAGCCTTAAAGCTATCGGATTAACTGGTTATCGGTTGGAGATAACCAGCCTCGGTGACGATACTTGCCGGCCAGCATATCGAAATAAGCTGCAAGAATTTCTCTTTGCGCTGCCGTTAGATGAAGAAACTCGTAAACGTGCAGAAATCAATCCTTTACGGGTACTTGATGATAAACGAGCCGTAATGAAAGAAATGACTGCTGATGCACCGCTTATGCTTGATCACCTTTCTGTGGAAAGTCGTGAACATTTTGAAACTGTTACCGGCATGCTCGACGACCTAGGTGTGGCATATGTCGTCAACCCTCGCATGGTGCGCGGTCTCGACTATTACACCAAGACAACTTTTGAGTTTGTCCATGATGGTCTTGGTGCTCAATCGGGTATCGGCGGCGGTGGGCGTTATGACGGCTTGATGTCACAGCTTGGTGGTCAGCCGCTCTCGGGTATTGGTTATGCTCTGGGGGTAGACCGCTGCTTATTAGCATTACAAGCAGAAAATAAAACTGTTACTGATGGTTCGCGGGTTTCTGTTTTTGGTGTGGCATTAGGTGTAGCAGCAAAACGAGAAATGGTGAAACTCATCGACACTTTACGGCAAGCAGGAATCTCTGCTGATATGTCCTATGGTGATCGTGGCTTAAAAGGTGCGATGAAAGGTGCTGATAGAGCTGGTGCTCGCTTTGCTTTAGTACTTGGCGATCGGGAACTAGAACACGGCATTGTGGCAGTTAAAAATTTGGTTGAACATGCTCAAGAAGATATTGCCCTGGTCGATATTGTTGCTGCTCTTTTAGCGAAGCTCTAG
- a CDS encoding peptidylprolyl isomerase, with amino-acid sequence MSTNKQRREDAMRSLDKEIKSRDRAEKTKPLGVAAAAAVALLVIVSGIYFAATNTNEEDVTAESTTSTTRSADSKTLSLTRETPLADTVSCSYPDAGTASKEISKPQTENISTKGTVTVTLTTNQGDIPMELDRSVAPCTVNAIEHFANNGYYDDTICHRLTTSGIFVLQCGDPSGTGAGGPGFSFANEYPTDEAADTSTPVTYPRGSIAMANAGADTNGSQFFLNYQDSPLAPSYTYFGQVTDSGLNTLDAIADKGTANGGGDGSPAEEVRITKVSVTS; translated from the coding sequence GTGAGCACGAATAAGCAACGCCGCGAGGACGCTATGCGCAGCCTCGACAAAGAGATTAAATCTCGTGACCGCGCGGAAAAAACGAAACCACTCGGTGTTGCCGCAGCAGCGGCAGTCGCCCTTCTCGTTATCGTAAGCGGTATCTATTTTGCCGCGACAAACACTAACGAAGAAGACGTCACCGCAGAATCCACCACCTCTACTACTCGGTCTGCGGATTCTAAGACATTGTCGCTTACCCGTGAGACCCCACTTGCCGATACCGTTAGCTGTAGCTACCCAGATGCTGGCACCGCCTCTAAAGAGATTTCCAAGCCACAAACTGAAAATATCTCTACAAAGGGCACTGTGACGGTTACTTTGACCACCAACCAAGGTGACATCCCTATGGAGCTTGATCGTAGTGTTGCTCCATGTACGGTTAATGCGATCGAGCACTTTGCCAACAATGGCTACTACGATGACACCATTTGCCACCGTTTGACCACTTCAGGCATTTTTGTTCTCCAATGTGGTGACCCTTCCGGCACTGGTGCCGGTGGCCCAGGATTCTCCTTCGCTAATGAATACCCCACCGATGAGGCCGCAGATACTTCCACCCCGGTTACCTACCCACGTGGTTCTATCGCTATGGCTAACGCTGGTGCCGATACCAACGGTTCACAATTCTTCCTCAACTACCAGGATTCCCCACTTGCTCCTTCCTACACCTATTTCGGCCAGGTTACCGATTCTGGCCTGAACACCCTTGACGCTATTGCTGATAAGGGAACCGCTAATGGTGGCGGAGATGGCAGCCCTGCGGAAGAAGTACGCATTACTAAAGTATCCGTTACTTCCTAA